A genomic region of Antennarius striatus isolate MH-2024 chromosome 16, ASM4005453v1, whole genome shotgun sequence contains the following coding sequences:
- the LOC137609651 gene encoding centriolar coiled-coil protein of 110 kDa-like isoform X5: MCEHRRRAVQLEMNKQNTQRNKVLVQVQDTLAQPQIQKAPRQEVNKLPVSRSATVTGYALVTDSPGHPRDPGLGLHTKVLPPSPSVMVPLFRGCKAVEEVKVESEEKSEEEEEDDMSLDSLLKRSKDFVKEEHSQQSKAVHMVAKTPSEITADQERRTVPPRMDTGVEFGFSLHHSPVGTPQTHIQHQTLYETNPQQSCYLSPSLPDRYACLPSPESSVSPSPQRRKPRPVSTGNIHITFPIGPADLIPRDSVRSGDGVCVAQRRDDLPGGAKSPDHWNTAGSEFSSSRGGTSPMQDTHSPVSASGCCPMGHRDHLAAGFRRRCYTLDSQPHSYRSGIENIDRSQERVPRFMAGVTWAAPSRRSPAAATNQLYDRDNPSPSLLRPRMTSDMAQVSLRIESDDAQRTNNGRIPSAIFRTATETQAEEESKRRAHGVEDMQRLLKEDPAFQMSLFLAEQEKEQQHLHLECETGRRLKEQGCVQPLGGDAYGWTGRSVADRCPIVSPSCPGLKLVYTPSEPLPGHGFPSPVKSCVSSPSIQPPVYLWEPAWAISKPQARLSLVLTAEQQRAFCKIGAIIRGFLTRSLLKTEKVKHLRKTVVDTREFIRSFQTEGTQRRSASSEQDRSLEERVRAQLRAALYDIHNIFFEKPLGDRFVLLQQERELQAERKLRDMEKAKCPKERFVLSAATQRSLDRKKKVNESPAQARKMQQKPKSPTTNRSQAHQGPKPNQGQNSPQLNRQGSWYRRTPEERMRRSDSLKKQHSLG; the protein is encoded by the exons ATGTGTGAACACAGAAGGAGAGCAGTCCAGCTGGAGatgaacaaacagaacacacagaggaacaaggtgttggtccaggttcAGGACACACTGGCTCAGCCTCAG ATACAGAAAGCACCAAGACAGGAGGTAAATAAGCTGCCAGTTTCTAGATCTGCTACAGTCACTGGCTACGCCCTAGTCACTGACTCTCCTGGACATCCTAGAGACCCTGGATTAGGGCTTCATACAAAAGTTCTGCCTCCCAGTCCATCTGTGATGGTCCCCCTCTTCAGAGGCTGCAAGGCAGTGGAGGAAGTGAAGGTTGAGAGTGAAGAGaagagtgaggaagaagaggaggatgacatgAGTTTGGATAGCCTCCTTAAAAGATCAAAGGATTTTGTAAAGGAAGAGCACAGTCAGCAGTCTAAAGCCGTGCACATGGTCGCCAAGACTCCGTCTGAGATTACTGCTGACCAGGAGAGGAGGACCGTCCCTCCCAGGATGGACACAGGTGTTGAGTTTGGATTCAGTCTGCACCACAGCCCTGTTGGCACACCTCAAACTCACATCCAACATCAAACTCTGTATGAAACCAACCCTCAACAGTCATGCTACCTCTCACCTAGTCTGCCTGACCGGTATGCTTGTCTTCCCAGTCCAGAGTCCAGCGTTAGCCCAAGTCCTCAGAGACGCAAACCACGGCCAGTTTCTACTGGGAACATTCATATTACGTTTCCCATTGGCCCTGCAGACCTTATCCCTCGAGACTCTGTGAGGTCAGGGGATGGTGTCTGTGTGGCCCAGAGGAGAGACGACCTCCCAGGAGGTGCAAAGTCCCCTGATCACTGGAACACAGCAGGTAGTGAATTTAGCAGCAGTCGTGGTGGTACCAGTCCAATGCAGGATACCCATAGCCCTGTTAGTGCCTCAGGATGTTGCCCAATGGGACATCGTGACCATCTAGCTGCAGGATTTCGTCGGCGCTGCTACACCCTGGATAGCCAGCCACACAGCTACCGCTCTGGAATTGAAAACATAGACCGTAGCCAAGAAAGGGTTCCTCGCTTCATGGCAGGAGTTACATGGGCGGCTCCAAGTCGCCGCAGCCCTGCAGCCGCCACGAACCAGTTGTATGACAGAGACAATCCTTCGCCGTCTCTGCTGAGGCCTCGCATGACTTCTGATATGGCTCAGGTTTCTCTCCGGATTGAATCTGATGATGCTCAGAGGACAAACAATGGAAGGATCCCGTCGGCCATCTTCAGAACTGCAACTGAAACGCAAGCTG AAGAGGAGAGCAagaggagagcacacggtgtgGAGGACATGCAAAGGCTTCTGAAGGAAGATCCTGCCTTCCAGATGTCTCTGTTTCTGGCTGAGCAGGAGAAGGAACAACAACACCTCCATCTA gAGTGTGAGACCGGGAGAAGACTGAAGGAGCAGGGGTGTGTGCAACCTTTGGGTGGGGATGCTTATGGATGGACGGGTAGGTCTGTGGCTGACAGATGTCCCATTGTGAGCCCCTCTTGCCCTGGACTGAAGCTGGTCTACACACCGTCTGAGCCATTGCCTGGACACG GTTTTCCCAGTCCTGTAAAATCCTGTGTgtcctctccctccatccagCCTCCTGTCTATCTTTGGGAACCTGCATGGGCAATCAGCAAACCTCAAGCAAGGCTAAGTTTG GTTCTGACAGCAGAGCAACAGAGAGCGTTTTGTAAAATTGGTGCCATAATTCGTGGGTTCCTCACACGTAGTCTGCTCAAAACAGAGAAAGTTAAACACCTGCGAAAGACTGTTGTG GATACACGAGAGTTCATCCGTTCATTCCAGACTGAAGGAACACAGAGAAGAAGTGCCTCCTCAGAACAAGATCGCTCCTTAGAGGAGAGAGTTAGAGCCCAG CTCCGAGCAGCTCTTTATGACATCCACAACATCTTCTTTGAAAAGCCTCTGGGTGATCGAtttgtgctgctgcagcaaGAAAGGGAGCTTCAGGCAGAGAGGAAACTACGAGACATG gagaaagccaagtgcccCAAGGAGAGGTTCGTTCTCTCTGCCGCCACACAGAGGTCTCTGGACAGGAAAAAGAA GGTCAATGAATCCCCAGCGCAGGCAAGGAAAATGCAGCAAAAGCCAAAGAGCCCTACTACCAACAGGAGCCAAGCACATCA AGGTCCAAAGCCAAATCAAGGCCAAAATTCTCCTCAGCTGAACCGTCAGGG GAGCTGGTACAGACGCACcccagaggagaggatgaggcgCTCCGACAGCCTGAAGAAGCAGCACTCTCTGGGTTAA
- the LOC137609651 gene encoding centriolar coiled-coil protein of 110 kDa-like isoform X4, producing MAGRSVFKTSALPLSHCRPRYELSAEQRSEMCEHRRRAVQLEMNKQNTQRNKVLVQVQDTLAQPQIQKAPRQEVNKLPVSRSATVTGYALVTDSPGHPRDPGLGLHTKVLPPSPSVMVPLFRGCKAVEEVKVESEEKSEEEEEDDMSLDSLLKRSKDFVKEEHSQQSKAVHMVAKTPSEITADQERRTVPPRMDTGVEFGFSLHHSPVGTPQTHIQHQTLYETNPQQSCYLSPSLPDRYACLPSPESSVSPSPQRRKPRPVSTGNIHITFPIGPADLIPRDSVRSGDGVCVAQRRDDLPGGAKSPDHWNTAGSEFSSSRGGTSPMQDTHSPVSASGCCPMGHRDHLAAGFRRRCYTLDSQPHSYRSGIENIDRSQERVPRFMAGVTWAAPSRRSPAAATNQLYDRDNPSPSLLRPRMTSDMAQVSLRIESDDAQRTNNGRIPSAIFRTATETQAEEESKRRAHGVEDMQRLLKEDPAFQMSLFLAEQEKEQQHLHLECETGRRLKEQGCVQPLGGDAYGWTGRSVADRCPIVSPSCPGLKLVYTPSEPLPGHGFPSPVKSCVSSPSIQPPVYLWEPAWAISKPQARLSLVLTAEQQRAFCKIGAIIRGFLTRSLLKTEKVKHLRKTVVDTREFIRSFQTEGTQRRSASSEQDRSLEERVRAQLRAALYDIHNIFFEKPLGDRFVLLQQERELQAERKLRDMEKAKCPKERFVLSAATQRSLDRKKKVNESPAQARKMQQKPKSPTTNRSQAHQGPKPNQGQNSPQLNRQGSWYRRTPEERMRRSDSLKKQHSLG from the exons atggctgggcgatctgtcttcaagacctctgctctaccgctgagccactgccgccccagatATGAG TTAAGTGCAGAGCAGCGCAGTGAGATGTGTGAACACAGAAGGAGAGCAGTCCAGCTGGAGatgaacaaacagaacacacagaggaacaaggtgttggtccaggttcAGGACACACTGGCTCAGCCTCAG ATACAGAAAGCACCAAGACAGGAGGTAAATAAGCTGCCAGTTTCTAGATCTGCTACAGTCACTGGCTACGCCCTAGTCACTGACTCTCCTGGACATCCTAGAGACCCTGGATTAGGGCTTCATACAAAAGTTCTGCCTCCCAGTCCATCTGTGATGGTCCCCCTCTTCAGAGGCTGCAAGGCAGTGGAGGAAGTGAAGGTTGAGAGTGAAGAGaagagtgaggaagaagaggaggatgacatgAGTTTGGATAGCCTCCTTAAAAGATCAAAGGATTTTGTAAAGGAAGAGCACAGTCAGCAGTCTAAAGCCGTGCACATGGTCGCCAAGACTCCGTCTGAGATTACTGCTGACCAGGAGAGGAGGACCGTCCCTCCCAGGATGGACACAGGTGTTGAGTTTGGATTCAGTCTGCACCACAGCCCTGTTGGCACACCTCAAACTCACATCCAACATCAAACTCTGTATGAAACCAACCCTCAACAGTCATGCTACCTCTCACCTAGTCTGCCTGACCGGTATGCTTGTCTTCCCAGTCCAGAGTCCAGCGTTAGCCCAAGTCCTCAGAGACGCAAACCACGGCCAGTTTCTACTGGGAACATTCATATTACGTTTCCCATTGGCCCTGCAGACCTTATCCCTCGAGACTCTGTGAGGTCAGGGGATGGTGTCTGTGTGGCCCAGAGGAGAGACGACCTCCCAGGAGGTGCAAAGTCCCCTGATCACTGGAACACAGCAGGTAGTGAATTTAGCAGCAGTCGTGGTGGTACCAGTCCAATGCAGGATACCCATAGCCCTGTTAGTGCCTCAGGATGTTGCCCAATGGGACATCGTGACCATCTAGCTGCAGGATTTCGTCGGCGCTGCTACACCCTGGATAGCCAGCCACACAGCTACCGCTCTGGAATTGAAAACATAGACCGTAGCCAAGAAAGGGTTCCTCGCTTCATGGCAGGAGTTACATGGGCGGCTCCAAGTCGCCGCAGCCCTGCAGCCGCCACGAACCAGTTGTATGACAGAGACAATCCTTCGCCGTCTCTGCTGAGGCCTCGCATGACTTCTGATATGGCTCAGGTTTCTCTCCGGATTGAATCTGATGATGCTCAGAGGACAAACAATGGAAGGATCCCGTCGGCCATCTTCAGAACTGCAACTGAAACGCAAGCTG AAGAGGAGAGCAagaggagagcacacggtgtgGAGGACATGCAAAGGCTTCTGAAGGAAGATCCTGCCTTCCAGATGTCTCTGTTTCTGGCTGAGCAGGAGAAGGAACAACAACACCTCCATCTA gAGTGTGAGACCGGGAGAAGACTGAAGGAGCAGGGGTGTGTGCAACCTTTGGGTGGGGATGCTTATGGATGGACGGGTAGGTCTGTGGCTGACAGATGTCCCATTGTGAGCCCCTCTTGCCCTGGACTGAAGCTGGTCTACACACCGTCTGAGCCATTGCCTGGACACG GTTTTCCCAGTCCTGTAAAATCCTGTGTgtcctctccctccatccagCCTCCTGTCTATCTTTGGGAACCTGCATGGGCAATCAGCAAACCTCAAGCAAGGCTAAGTTTG GTTCTGACAGCAGAGCAACAGAGAGCGTTTTGTAAAATTGGTGCCATAATTCGTGGGTTCCTCACACGTAGTCTGCTCAAAACAGAGAAAGTTAAACACCTGCGAAAGACTGTTGTG GATACACGAGAGTTCATCCGTTCATTCCAGACTGAAGGAACACAGAGAAGAAGTGCCTCCTCAGAACAAGATCGCTCCTTAGAGGAGAGAGTTAGAGCCCAG CTCCGAGCAGCTCTTTATGACATCCACAACATCTTCTTTGAAAAGCCTCTGGGTGATCGAtttgtgctgctgcagcaaGAAAGGGAGCTTCAGGCAGAGAGGAAACTACGAGACATG gagaaagccaagtgcccCAAGGAGAGGTTCGTTCTCTCTGCCGCCACACAGAGGTCTCTGGACAGGAAAAAGAA GGTCAATGAATCCCCAGCGCAGGCAAGGAAAATGCAGCAAAAGCCAAAGAGCCCTACTACCAACAGGAGCCAAGCACATCA AGGTCCAAAGCCAAATCAAGGCCAAAATTCTCCTCAGCTGAACCGTCAGGG GAGCTGGTACAGACGCACcccagaggagaggatgaggcgCTCCGACAGCCTGAAGAAGCAGCACTCTCTGGGTTAA